Proteins from one Neodiprion fabricii isolate iyNeoFabr1 chromosome 5, iyNeoFabr1.1, whole genome shotgun sequence genomic window:
- the LOC124183501 gene encoding cell division cycle protein 123 homolog isoform X4, translated as MIAECSFSVWYPLFGKESLEAVTVPIPDEVMAYLEHESFRLPVEARNYSKSCSSRWSDGTLVLPNDNDDVHLDQAQFTNDLSEPSYPMFSNQIKDVLNEFGAVFVKLNWSAPLDAAWVAPTKTLRCTTLEEIYLLLKSSDRLVKDLNQLQSLKDKKVNVPPCLVLKKWREINPCTEFRCFVINGELVGICQRDLSQYYLYIETEKYDIRQDIKSLFHERIKKRFESLTNYVFDVIRHKKDHVKIIDFSPYVPGSTKTLLFMKEELNGPIFNPPEFRLIGENVAIQPNNASTFCIPREINEFYQTNSSQSMMDIIQQGMVNILTNQKN; from the exons ATGATTGCCGAGTGTTCGTTTAGCGTTTGGTATCCGTTGTTCGGCAAAGAGTCATTGGAGGCTGTCACCGTTCCGATACCAGATGAGGTTATGGCGTACCTGGAGCATGAGTCGTTTCGATTACCTGTAGAGGCgcgaaattattcgaaatcatGCAGCTCGAGATGGTCCGACGGTACTTTGGTACTACCGAATGACAACGACGACGTTCACCTAGACCAAGCACAATTTACGAAT GATTTAAGCGAGCCGTCTTATCCGATGTTCAGCAATCAAATTAAGGATGTCCTTAACGAATTTGGTGCAGTGTTTGTTAAATTGAACTGGAGCGCACCTTTG GATGCAGCATGGGTCGCCCCTACAAAAACACTAAGATGCACAACCTTGGAAGAAATCTATCTATTGCTCAAAAGTTCAGATCGATTGGTAAAAGACCTGAATCAGCTACAATCCTTAAAGGATAAGAAGGTGAATGTGCCACCCTGCCTGGTCTTGAAGAAATGGCGTGAAATAAATCCCTGTACAGAGTTTCGTTGCTTTGTGATAAATGGCGAGCTTGTTG gaATTTGTCAGCGAGACCTATCGCAATATTATCTGTATATCGAAACGGAGAAGTATGACATACGCCAGGATATCAAGAGTTTATTCCATGAACGGATAAAGAAGAGATTTGAATCATTGACAAATT ATGTATTTGATGTGATTCGTCACAAAAAAGATCATGtcaaaataatcgattttagTCCGTACGTCCCAGGTAGCACAAAGACCCTGCTATTCATGAAGGAAGAACTTAATGGACCCATTTTCAATCCCCCAGAGTTTCGCCTTATTGGTGAAAATGTTGCAATTCAACCTAATAACGCAAGCACTTTTTGCATTCCAAGAGAAATCAACGAGTTCTATCAGACCAACAGTTCACAGTCTATGATGGATATCATTCAGCAA GGTATGGTTAACATCTTAACTAACCAAAAGAACTAA
- the LOC124183501 gene encoding cell division cycle protein 123 homolog isoform X3, whose translation MIAECSFSVWYPLFGKESLEAVTVPIPDEVMAYLEHESFRLPVEARNYSKSCSSRWSDGTLVLPNDNDDVHLDQAQFTNDLSEPSYPMFSNQIKDVLNEFGAVFVKLNWSAPLDAAWVAPTKTLRCTTLEEIYLLLKSSDRLVKDLNQLQSLKDKKVNVPPCLVLKKWREINPCTEFRCFVINGELVGICQRDLSQYYLYIETEKYDIRQDIKSLFHERIKKRFESLTNYVFDVIRHKKDHVKIIDFSPYVPGSTKTLLFMKEELNGPIFNPPEFRLIGENVAIQPNNASTFCIPREINEFYQTNSSQSMMDIIQQILFKNHIICETKTA comes from the exons ATGATTGCCGAGTGTTCGTTTAGCGTTTGGTATCCGTTGTTCGGCAAAGAGTCATTGGAGGCTGTCACCGTTCCGATACCAGATGAGGTTATGGCGTACCTGGAGCATGAGTCGTTTCGATTACCTGTAGAGGCgcgaaattattcgaaatcatGCAGCTCGAGATGGTCCGACGGTACTTTGGTACTACCGAATGACAACGACGACGTTCACCTAGACCAAGCACAATTTACGAAT GATTTAAGCGAGCCGTCTTATCCGATGTTCAGCAATCAAATTAAGGATGTCCTTAACGAATTTGGTGCAGTGTTTGTTAAATTGAACTGGAGCGCACCTTTG GATGCAGCATGGGTCGCCCCTACAAAAACACTAAGATGCACAACCTTGGAAGAAATCTATCTATTGCTCAAAAGTTCAGATCGATTGGTAAAAGACCTGAATCAGCTACAATCCTTAAAGGATAAGAAGGTGAATGTGCCACCCTGCCTGGTCTTGAAGAAATGGCGTGAAATAAATCCCTGTACAGAGTTTCGTTGCTTTGTGATAAATGGCGAGCTTGTTG gaATTTGTCAGCGAGACCTATCGCAATATTATCTGTATATCGAAACGGAGAAGTATGACATACGCCAGGATATCAAGAGTTTATTCCATGAACGGATAAAGAAGAGATTTGAATCATTGACAAATT ATGTATTTGATGTGATTCGTCACAAAAAAGATCATGtcaaaataatcgattttagTCCGTACGTCCCAGGTAGCACAAAGACCCTGCTATTCATGAAGGAAGAACTTAATGGACCCATTTTCAATCCCCCAGAGTTTCGCCTTATTGGTGAAAATGTTGCAATTCAACCTAATAACGCAAGCACTTTTTGCATTCCAAGAGAAATCAACGAGTTCTATCAGACCAACAGTTCACAGTCTATGATGGATATCATTCAGCAA ATTCTATTCAAGAACCATATTATATGTGAAACTAAAACTGCATAA
- the LOC124183501 gene encoding cell division cycle protein 123 homolog isoform X2: MIAECSFSVWYPLFGKESLEAVTVPIPDEVMAYLEHESFRLPVEARNYSKSCSSRWSDGTLVLPNDNDDVHLDQAQFTNDLSEPSYPMFSNQIKDVLNEFGAVFVKLNWSAPLDAAWVAPTKTLRCTTLEEIYLLLKSSDRLVKDLNQLQSLKDKKVNVPPCLVLKKWREINPCTEFRCFVINGELVGICQRDLSQYYLYIETEKYDIRQDIKSLFHERIKKRFESLTNYVFDVIRHKKDHVKIIDFSPYVPGSTKTLLFMKEELNGPIFNPPEFRLIGENVAIQPNNASTFCIPREINEFYQTNSSQSMMDIIQQEVHNQNELCEMNKQPNRSTDEDYQ, translated from the exons ATGATTGCCGAGTGTTCGTTTAGCGTTTGGTATCCGTTGTTCGGCAAAGAGTCATTGGAGGCTGTCACCGTTCCGATACCAGATGAGGTTATGGCGTACCTGGAGCATGAGTCGTTTCGATTACCTGTAGAGGCgcgaaattattcgaaatcatGCAGCTCGAGATGGTCCGACGGTACTTTGGTACTACCGAATGACAACGACGACGTTCACCTAGACCAAGCACAATTTACGAAT GATTTAAGCGAGCCGTCTTATCCGATGTTCAGCAATCAAATTAAGGATGTCCTTAACGAATTTGGTGCAGTGTTTGTTAAATTGAACTGGAGCGCACCTTTG GATGCAGCATGGGTCGCCCCTACAAAAACACTAAGATGCACAACCTTGGAAGAAATCTATCTATTGCTCAAAAGTTCAGATCGATTGGTAAAAGACCTGAATCAGCTACAATCCTTAAAGGATAAGAAGGTGAATGTGCCACCCTGCCTGGTCTTGAAGAAATGGCGTGAAATAAATCCCTGTACAGAGTTTCGTTGCTTTGTGATAAATGGCGAGCTTGTTG gaATTTGTCAGCGAGACCTATCGCAATATTATCTGTATATCGAAACGGAGAAGTATGACATACGCCAGGATATCAAGAGTTTATTCCATGAACGGATAAAGAAGAGATTTGAATCATTGACAAATT ATGTATTTGATGTGATTCGTCACAAAAAAGATCATGtcaaaataatcgattttagTCCGTACGTCCCAGGTAGCACAAAGACCCTGCTATTCATGAAGGAAGAACTTAATGGACCCATTTTCAATCCCCCAGAGTTTCGCCTTATTGGTGAAAATGTTGCAATTCAACCTAATAACGCAAGCACTTTTTGCATTCCAAGAGAAATCAACGAGTTCTATCAGACCAACAGTTCACAGTCTATGATGGATATCATTCAGCAA GAAGTTCACAATCAGAATGAGCTGtgtgaaatgaataaacaacCAAATCGATCTACTGATGAGGATTACCAGTGA
- the LOC124183501 gene encoding cell division cycle protein 123 homolog isoform X1 — MIAECSFSVWYPLFGKESLEAVTVPIPDEVMAYLEHESFRLPVEARNYSKSCSSRWSDGTLVLPNDNDDVHLDQAQFTNDLSEPSYPMFSNQIKDVLNEFGAVFVKLNWSAPLDAAWVAPTKTLRCTTLEEIYLLLKSSDRLVKDLNQLQSLKDKKVNVPPCLVLKKWREINPCTEFRCFVINGELVGICQRDLSQYYLYIETEKYDIRQDIKSLFHERIKKRFESLTNYVFDVIRHKKDHVKIIDFSPYVPGSTKTLLFMKEELNGPIFNPPEFRLIGENVAIQPNNASTFCIPREINEFYQTNSSQSMMDIIQQVTWCYLSCHLRRKPNNFKFSLLLTSCMSLNDSI, encoded by the exons ATGATTGCCGAGTGTTCGTTTAGCGTTTGGTATCCGTTGTTCGGCAAAGAGTCATTGGAGGCTGTCACCGTTCCGATACCAGATGAGGTTATGGCGTACCTGGAGCATGAGTCGTTTCGATTACCTGTAGAGGCgcgaaattattcgaaatcatGCAGCTCGAGATGGTCCGACGGTACTTTGGTACTACCGAATGACAACGACGACGTTCACCTAGACCAAGCACAATTTACGAAT GATTTAAGCGAGCCGTCTTATCCGATGTTCAGCAATCAAATTAAGGATGTCCTTAACGAATTTGGTGCAGTGTTTGTTAAATTGAACTGGAGCGCACCTTTG GATGCAGCATGGGTCGCCCCTACAAAAACACTAAGATGCACAACCTTGGAAGAAATCTATCTATTGCTCAAAAGTTCAGATCGATTGGTAAAAGACCTGAATCAGCTACAATCCTTAAAGGATAAGAAGGTGAATGTGCCACCCTGCCTGGTCTTGAAGAAATGGCGTGAAATAAATCCCTGTACAGAGTTTCGTTGCTTTGTGATAAATGGCGAGCTTGTTG gaATTTGTCAGCGAGACCTATCGCAATATTATCTGTATATCGAAACGGAGAAGTATGACATACGCCAGGATATCAAGAGTTTATTCCATGAACGGATAAAGAAGAGATTTGAATCATTGACAAATT ATGTATTTGATGTGATTCGTCACAAAAAAGATCATGtcaaaataatcgattttagTCCGTACGTCCCAGGTAGCACAAAGACCCTGCTATTCATGAAGGAAGAACTTAATGGACCCATTTTCAATCCCCCAGAGTTTCGCCTTATTGGTGAAAATGTTGCAATTCAACCTAATAACGCAAGCACTTTTTGCATTCCAAGAGAAATCAACGAGTTCTATCAGACCAACAGTTCACAGTCTATGATGGATATCATTCAGCAA GTAACCTGGTGTTATCTGTCATGCCATCTTCGACGAAAGCCTAATAATTTCAAGTTCAGCTTACTCCTGACATCTTGTATGAGCCTAAATGACTCAATCTGA